In the Alphaproteobacteria bacterium genome, CGCATCCTCGATGACGGTGACGGCGGAGACGCGGCCCTTGGCGACCGCCGCGGCAATCTCGCCGGCGCTCGCCCAGGCGCTGTCGAACGGCTCAGGCTTTGAAGCAGATCTAGGCCTTAAAGATTTGCGCGGGCTCGGCATCGTCCGGCAACTCCTTTTCGCCGACCAGCGCGGCAAGGCGGAATGTGACCGCAAGGTTGGCGCGGATTTCGGATTTCCATTCCGGCTGGATGGGAATCGAAAGCGCTGCCGCCACGGCGTCGATGTAACTGTCGAGGGAATCTGCCATCTCTTCGCCTCTTGTTCGCGCCCAGCATAGCCGTGGCGGCGGCGCAATGTGTTGGCAAATTTTAGGCAGGCGCGCGCCGCCCGGCCGAACCTATTGCAACTGATAATTGCCGGGTCCATCATTCCGGGGGCTACGACCCAAATCTTTTCGACCGACTGATTTTTCAAATTTTAGCGGGCAGGGGGTGTCCATGCGATCCCTTCGCATACCATTCCTGATCGACCTCAAGCGCATCGACGAGAAGCCGGACATCCGGGCCGTGTCGCTCGACCAGCGGCTTGACCGCGACTTCGTCTCGCGCGGGCCGCTGGTGAACCGGCTCCTCACCGGGCTCGTCCACGGAACGCTGCGTGTCGATGGCAAACCGCTTCCCTCGGTCGCGCCGCGTGGCGATGCGGAGCGCGCGCGCAGCCAGGCAGCGCTGCACCAGCGCCTCGATCCCGCCAAAGGGCCGCTGTGGGACGATGCGACACTTGGCCGCCTGGTCGCGGCGGTGCGCGCCACCGCCGGGCCCGAGACCATCGGGCCTGCCGCCCAGCAGGCGGTCGGCCGGCTGTTCGACAAGACATACGCCGGCGACGCGACAAGCTTTCAGGCTGCCAAGGATCTCGATGACGCGGTGCACAGCGTCAATCCGATCCGCCTGTTCACATTGCACCTGATGGGACAGCTACGCCGCTCGCGCCGGCTCTTGACCGAGCGCGTCGGCGGCGATCTCGCCGGCGTGCACGGCACCGGCGTCGCGGTGCACAACATCGTGCGCGGCCTCGAGCACATGCGCGAGCTCTGGCGCAAAGCGCCGCGCCCCTCGACCGACGAAGCGGTGCAGGCCTGTTTATTCGCGCCCAAGACCGTGCTGCGCCAGGCGACCGCGGCAGGCGGCACGGCGCTCGGCGAGGTGCGGGCTGGAACGCTGGTGGTGGTCGAGCTCGAGAAGGCGCGCGAGGTCACGCCGGACGCCGAAACGGTGTTCATGGCGGGCACCTGGGCCGAGTGCCCGGCGGGCGCGTTCGTGGCGGCGCTGCTGCGTTCCACGTGGGAGGGGGCCGTCGCCGCGGAAGCTGCGGAGAAACGCCGATGAGCGACCCGATCTTCTCGCCGCTCAAATTTCGCAATCTCACCGTCAAGAACCGCATCTTCCGTTCCAGCATCTCGGGACGCTGGGACAACGAGGACGGCTCGCTCTCGCAAACGCGCGTCAACTGGGAGAGCAAGTTCGCCAAAGGCGGCGTCGGCGCCATCATCTCGTCCTTCGTGCCGGTGCTGCTCGAAGGGCGGATCGCGGCGAACTACGGCACGGTGCATCGCGACGACTTCATCCCGATGTGGGAGACGGTAGGCAAAGCCGTGCACCAGTGGGACTGCAAGTTCATCATGCAATTGAGCCACTCCGGCCGGCAGATGGACGTGCCCGGCGTGTCCAACCAGAACCGACCGACGCTCTCCTCGACCAGCCGCAAGGAATCGCTGCACGGCTTTCTCTGCAAGGCTGCCACCAAAGGCGAGATCGACCACCTGGTCGAGTCGTTCGCGAACGCGGCGTGGCGCGCACGAGAAGCCGGCCTCGACGGCGTCGAGCTGCACGCCGCGAACGGCTACCTGTTCACGCAGTTCCTCTCGTCCGGCATCAACGATCGCAAGGACGACTACGGCGGCTCGCTGGAGAACCGCGCGCGATTCCTGCTCGAAGTGATCCGCGCGATCCGCGACAAGGTGGGGCGTGAATTCCATTTGCAGGTCAAGCTCTCGGCGGTCGACCGCAACAATGTCATTCCCTGGGAGGGCAAGGGCAACACGCTGAACGACACCATAAAGGTCGCGCAGTGGTGCGAGGCGGAAACCGCCGACGCGATCCATGTGTCGAGCGGATCGCTGTTTCCCCATCCGCTCAATCCGCCGGGCGACTTCTCGTTCGAGACCATCGCGACCACCTACGACGCGATGATCGCCTCGGGCGCCGACACGTTCCGCAATTTCCTGCTGTTCCGCTACCGGGTGCTGCGCCCGGTCTTCTACTGGATCTGGTTCCGGATGAAGAAGGGCCTGCCGATCGAGGGGGTGAGCATCGAGGAAGCGCGCGCCATCAAGGCTGCCGTGACGGTCCCGGTGCTCAACACCGGCGGCTACCAGACGGCGTCCTACATCCGGGAGGGTATCGCTTCGGGCGCGTTCGACGGCGTCGCGATCGCGCGTTCGCTGATCGCCAACAACGATCTGGTCAAGCAGTGGGAGGCGGGCGCCGACCTGCCGAAAATCCCCTGCACCTATTGCAACAAGTGCCTGCTCAACGCGCCGAAGAATCCGCTCGGCTGCTACGAGCTGCCGCGTTTCAACAATGATTACGATGCGATGCTCAAGGAGCTGATGACGATCTACGCGACGCACCCGACGCTCAACCTGCCGCCGGCACCGTAAGGGAGCACGCCATGACGCCCGAAGTGCCCTATCCGCTGCACAAGCCCGAGCCGCCGGCGACTTACGTGGAGCAGCAATCGCGCACGCGCCGCCGCTGGGGTCTTGCGCTGCTGCTGCTGTTGCTGCTGCTGATGCTGGCGGGCCTCCTGCTCGCCGTCCTCGGCATCTATGGCGCGATCCGGTTCCAGACCAACAAGGCGGAGAAATTCGACCATCCGATCATGCATTTTGCGCACGGCTCGATCGGCGCCGACGAAGGAAGCGGGCTGCCCTACTGGGTGTGGCAGGCGCTGCCGCGGCTGTTTCCGGATCAATTCGGCGGGCGGCTCGACTACAGCGCGTTCGGCTTTCTCTACCACCGCGATGAGAACGGCAAACCGGAGGACCTGCCGATCGGCATTTCCAAACGCAATTACCGCGGAGTCGATCTCGTCTGGTTCAATTGCGCGGTCTGTCATACCGGGACATGGCGGACCGCCGCAGGCGCGGAGCCGACCATCGTCCCCGGCATGCCGGCGAACAATTTCGACATCTACCGCTTCATCCGCTTCATCCTCGATGCCGGCGTCGACGAGCGGCTCGCACCCGCCACCTTGATCCCGGCGGTGCAGCAGGCTGGGGCGAAACTCTCCTTCTTCGAGCGGCTGGTCTGGAAGTTCTACGTGATCCCGCGCGTGCGCGAGGGCTTCATCCAGCGCCGCTCCCGGCTCGCCGCCTTCATGGCCGACCAGACCCCGTGGGGGCCGGGGCGGGTCGACACCTTCAATCCCTACAAGCTCGTGCAGATGCAGACCCGCTACAAGGCGCTGGGCGCGTCCGAGCTTCACGGCGCGAGCGATTTCCCGGCGATCTTCAATCAGGGTCCGCGCGAGGGCATGGAGCTGCACTGGGACGGCAACAACAAGTCGCTCGACGAACGCAATCTGTCGGCCGCGCTCGGCGCGGGCGTGACCGTGGAATCCGTCAGGCACGACGCGATCGAACGCGTGCGCGACTGGCTCAAGGATCTGAAACCGCCGGCGAGCCCGCACAAGGTCGACACGGCGGCGGCCGCGCGCGGGCAGGACCTCTTCAAGCGCGACTGCGTGGCGTGCCACGGCTGGCAGGGCAAGACCGACTACGTTTTCAAGGGTGAGAAGCTCGGCAAG is a window encoding:
- a CDS encoding DUF4089 domain-containing protein, with the protein product MADSLDSYIDAVAAALSIPIQPEWKSEIRANLAVTFRLAALVGEKELPDDAEPAQIFKA
- a CDS encoding NADH:flavin oxidoreductase is translated as MSDPIFSPLKFRNLTVKNRIFRSSISGRWDNEDGSLSQTRVNWESKFAKGGVGAIISSFVPVLLEGRIAANYGTVHRDDFIPMWETVGKAVHQWDCKFIMQLSHSGRQMDVPGVSNQNRPTLSSTSRKESLHGFLCKAATKGEIDHLVESFANAAWRAREAGLDGVELHAANGYLFTQFLSSGINDRKDDYGGSLENRARFLLEVIRAIRDKVGREFHLQVKLSAVDRNNVIPWEGKGNTLNDTIKVAQWCEAETADAIHVSSGSLFPHPLNPPGDFSFETIATTYDAMIASGADTFRNFLLFRYRVLRPVFYWIWFRMKKGLPIEGVSIEEARAIKAAVTVPVLNTGGYQTASYIREGIASGAFDGVAIARSLIANNDLVKQWEAGADLPKIPCTYCNKCLLNAPKNPLGCYELPRFNNDYDAMLKELMTIYATHPTLNLPPAP
- a CDS encoding c-type cytochrome gives rise to the protein MTPEVPYPLHKPEPPATYVEQQSRTRRRWGLALLLLLLLLMLAGLLLAVLGIYGAIRFQTNKAEKFDHPIMHFAHGSIGADEGSGLPYWVWQALPRLFPDQFGGRLDYSAFGFLYHRDENGKPEDLPIGISKRNYRGVDLVWFNCAVCHTGTWRTAAGAEPTIVPGMPANNFDIYRFIRFILDAGVDERLAPATLIPAVQQAGAKLSFFERLVWKFYVIPRVREGFIQRRSRLAAFMADQTPWGPGRVDTFNPYKLVQMQTRYKALGASELHGASDFPAIFNQGPREGMELHWDGNNKSLDERNLSAALGAGVTVESVRHDAIERVRDWLKDLKPPASPHKVDTAAAARGQDLFKRDCVACHGWQGKTDYVFKGEKLGKVTPNSEVKADPGRLDSYTEAFRERQINELFAGTPYQFKYFTKTDGYANMPLDALWLRGPYLHNGSVPTLRALLAAPADRPKAYLRGGDVIDGKNGGFVSPECDPKAPAPPKGLCYDASIPGNRNSGHEYGTALSASEKDDLLAYLLTF